Below is a window of Clostridiales bacterium DNA.
TCATTTGTAAAAACTTCAAACGCGCTTGGAGGGCTCGGCGCTGTTGTTGGCACATTGCAAGGTTTTATTTCAGGATGCTATATGCCTTTTGGCTTGTTCCCAAAAGGAGTTTATTATACATTATATAGCTTTCCATTCGCTCAAATGTCCTCGCTCATCAGAAGAGTTTATTTGGAAAATGTCCAAACGGTTATGAAACTTAACGCGGAAAGTTTGCCGTATATGGAGGCTTGGAAAAATCTTTTTGGCGTTAATTTGATTTATGAAAATTGGACAATGCCTGTTTGGCTTATGATTGTTAATATTTTGGTATTTACTTTAATTTTTGGTTTTATTTCAGCTTATAGGTTTACTAAAATGAAAAATAAATAATAATCACAAGAAAAGATATTTTTTTCGTTAAATTTGGCAAATAAAATATAATATATAAGCTTGATTTTTGCCATGCGCGATTATATAATTATAGTATCTATTATAATAAATATGTGATTATTATGAAAAAACTTTTACAGCGTTTAAAAGAAGATAATATATTTAATAGTTATATAATAATGCTGTCTTGTTTTATCCTAAACTTTGCGGCGTTAGTGGCTTTTCATTTGACGCTAGGCGTTAAGATGTCTTTGTTTGGGCTTATAACAGACTTATTGTTTATTGCGCTTATCTATTTTTTGATAAATCTTATAAAAAAAGCAAAACTCAAGAAAATAATTTATACAATTTTCTTTTCTTTGGCCATATTAGCGCTAATGGCGGATTCCACTTATTTTTACAAATATAAGTCATTCGCATCGCTTTCAAGCCTAATGTTTGTTAACAACATTATCGGACAAAAATACGGAATTAATTTGCCGTTGACTTGTTATTTAATAATTCCTATGCTCGTTTTAGGCTTGTTTATTATTTGGTATACCAAAATACCCCAGATTGACAAGCGGCACAAAGCCTTTAGGGCTAATATAGCAATGATGCTTATCGCTGTATTTTTATTTATGAGCGTTAATTTGCCGTATTCTATATATAACATAGTAAAGGCAAAAAATTATAAAGAATATGAGCTTCAATACATTCATAGTCCCAGCTTTTTATATAACAACTTATATAGCAGCCTAAAATTTGTTGAGGTTTTCGGCTATTGCAACTTTAGGATTAGGGACGCCGCTTCGCTAAAAGTTGATTTGGAATACGATGACTATGAAATTTTGGATAGTTATTTTGATTCTATAAAATATGAAAAAGCTACTAATGACTGGACAAAAGATTATGAAGGATACAATGTTATTACAATATTAGCCGAAACATTTGATTCGCGTTTTTGCGACCCTGATTATTTAGGCAAACAACTAGTTCAAGACCCTTCTTTGCGTATTGACGAAGAGAAAATTTTAGACGCTACAACGGTAGGGCATACGGTAACTAAATACCTTACGCCCAATTTATATAGGATATTCCAAGAAGCTATAACTTTTAGCAATTATTATGCGCCTACATTTTTTGAAGGCGCTACTATTAACACCGAGTTTATGGTCAATAATGGCATTTACGCGCTTAACGCCAAAAACTTTTCCTCAAACCTAGGCGATACTTTTTATGATAATTATTTTGGGTTATATTCTTTAGCCGCTCAATTCAATAAAAAAGACTACAAGACATATTATTTTCATAATGATAGCGGCAATTTTT
It encodes the following:
- a CDS encoding sulfatase-like hydrolase/transferase produces the protein MKKLLQRLKEDNIFNSYIIMLSCFILNFAALVAFHLTLGVKMSLFGLITDLLFIALIYFLINLIKKAKLKKIIYTIFFSLAILALMADSTYFYKYKSFASLSSLMFVNNIIGQKYGINLPLTCYLIIPMLVLGLFIIWYTKIPQIDKRHKAFRANIAMMLIAVFLFMSVNLPYSIYNIVKAKNYKEYELQYIHSPSFLYNNLYSSLKFVEVFGYCNFRIRDAASLKVDLEYDDYEILDSYFDSIKYEKATNDWTKDYEGYNVITILAETFDSRFCDPDYLGKQLVQDPSLRIDEEKILDATTVGHTVTKYLTPNLYRIFQEAITFSNYYAPTFFEGATINTEFMVNNGIYALNAKNFSSNLGDTFYDNYFGLYSLAAQFNKKDYKTYYFHNDSGNFYHRRALTYNQGFEETRFNEELIAAGTKTEKVYDTRLLEFFELKDIDNSLRNQIANGVPFYMQIDTYSMHLGNSLMFDHYEPKVEEAFEKAGINFKKIHPQIQEYYLKIAEFDNFLGKLIEKLDRSSSNGLGVLEKTLIVIFPDHYNYSLNPKVMEDFIGVSAFDKEINHHKLLILDG